Proteins encoded together in one Marinitoga hydrogenitolerans DSM 16785 window:
- the der gene encoding ribosome biogenesis GTPase Der, with translation MKPVVLIIGKPNVGKSTIFNRLIKEKKAIVMDYPGVTRDQIFSEARYDGRAFTLVDTCGIFEEPTNELEEVAKNKVMESLNDSDLILFIVDGKNGLTAEDYYLANVLRKVKNKVVLVANKVESYEKFEINILPELYKLGLGKPIPISAEHNKNLDELIDKIFEKIPQFEIEEEDHEDIIKVALIGRANAGKSSLFNAITGIDRAIVSDIPGTTRDSIDELVEINGQKYLFIDTAGLKRKSKTNYGSVEMYSTVRTIRAIENSDVVVLLIDAVEGITQQDKKVVGTAENRGKATVIAFNKWDLVKYHDKRIEEYLNLFKKELYFVNYSPVIFTSAAKHWGIEKLMDAIDTAYKSYTRRIPTSALNAALERFMMVSPPPIRKGKRIKIYYGTQVDIRPPVFAFFSNMPQQIPKSYQRAIQNMIRRYIDPFIGSPVFIKFKNRKK, from the coding sequence ATGAAACCAGTTGTGCTAATAATTGGAAAACCAAATGTAGGTAAATCAACAATTTTTAATAGGTTGATTAAGGAGAAAAAGGCTATAGTAATGGATTACCCAGGAGTTACTAGAGATCAAATTTTTAGTGAGGCACGCTATGATGGGCGTGCCTTCACCTTAGTTGATACTTGTGGTATCTTTGAAGAACCGACAAATGAATTAGAAGAAGTTGCAAAAAACAAGGTTATGGAATCTTTAAATGACTCGGATTTAATATTATTTATTGTTGATGGGAAAAATGGTTTAACAGCTGAAGATTATTATTTAGCTAATGTTTTAAGAAAAGTAAAAAACAAAGTCGTTCTTGTTGCAAATAAAGTAGAATCTTATGAAAAATTTGAAATCAATATTTTACCTGAACTATATAAACTTGGTTTAGGAAAACCTATCCCTATTTCTGCTGAACATAATAAAAATTTAGATGAATTGATTGATAAAATTTTCGAAAAAATCCCTCAATTTGAAATTGAAGAAGAGGATCATGAGGATATTATTAAAGTTGCCTTAATTGGAAGAGCTAATGCTGGTAAATCTTCTTTATTTAATGCTATTACGGGAATTGATAGAGCTATTGTTTCTGATATTCCAGGAACAACTAGGGATAGTATTGATGAATTAGTGGAAATAAATGGACAAAAATATCTTTTTATTGATACTGCAGGATTGAAAAGAAAATCAAAAACAAATTATGGAAGTGTTGAAATGTATAGCACTGTTAGAACAATACGAGCCATTGAAAATTCTGACGTTGTTGTATTATTGATTGATGCTGTTGAAGGAATAACTCAACAAGATAAAAAAGTTGTAGGTACTGCAGAAAACAGAGGAAAAGCAACTGTTATTGCTTTCAATAAGTGGGATTTAGTAAAATATCATGATAAACGTATAGAAGAGTATTTGAATTTATTTAAAAAAGAATTATATTTTGTGAATTATAGCCCCGTTATATTTACATCTGCAGCTAAACATTGGGGAATTGAAAAATTAATGGATGCTATTGATACTGCTTATAAATCTTATACTAGAAGAATCCCAACTAGCGCATTAAATGCCGCATTAGAAAGATTTATGATGGTTTCCCCTCCTCCTATTAGAAAAGGAAAAAGAATAAAAATATATTACGGAACACAAGTGGATATAAGACCACCTGTATTTGCATTTTTTAGCAACATGCCGCAACAAATTCCAAAATCTTATCAAAGAGCTATTCAAAATATGATTAGAAGATATATTGATCCGTTCATTGGCTCACCAGTATTTATAAAATTTAAAAATAGGAAAAAATAA
- the plsY gene encoding glycerol-3-phosphate 1-O-acyltransferase PlsY, with protein MLTAFLWVLFGYLCGSIPFSFIIARLKGIDITQVGSGNVGGTNVLRSAGAFYGILSMILDVLKAFIPTFLALNFSGEIAYFVAFFTVIGHIYPIWLKFKGGKGVASTVGTYFALNPTLALIFYLIWLPLVLTTKYVSLASISTLSIIGFISFIYSPKLGLLNVLLALISIYKHRSNINRLLNKTERKTDIIEIFKNSIKK; from the coding sequence ATGTTGACTGCTTTTTTATGGGTGTTATTTGGATATTTATGCGGTTCTATACCTTTTAGTTTTATTATTGCTAGATTAAAGGGTATTGATATTACACAAGTTGGTAGCGGAAATGTTGGTGGAACTAATGTTTTGCGTAGTGCGGGAGCTTTTTATGGTATTTTAAGTATGATTTTAGATGTTTTAAAAGCTTTCATACCTACATTTCTTGCTCTTAATTTTAGTGGAGAAATTGCTTATTTTGTTGCTTTTTTTACTGTAATTGGTCATATATACCCTATATGGTTGAAATTTAAAGGAGGTAAAGGAGTTGCCTCTACTGTTGGAACTTATTTTGCTCTCAATCCAACTTTAGCTTTAATTTTTTATTTAATTTGGCTCCCATTAGTTTTAACAACAAAATATGTTTCTTTAGCTTCAATTTCAACTTTATCTATTATTGGATTTATCAGTTTTATTTATTCGCCGAAGCTTGGCTTATTAAATGTTTTATTAGCATTAATTAGCATTTATAAACATAGATCAAATATAAATAGATTGTTGAACAAGACTGAAAGAAAAACCGACATAATAGAAATTTTCAAAAACTCCATAAAAAAATGA